From Procambarus clarkii isolate CNS0578487 chromosome 49, FALCON_Pclarkii_2.0, whole genome shotgun sequence, a single genomic window includes:
- the LOC138351356 gene encoding cerebellin-3-like, translated as MALTLIWMGLVGLLAMGIYSEEHFTFITLDNETGPLANVSTNATTKRQRDVVPRVSFNVKRATDKLTAVAHVHFQEVVTNTGGGWDNTTSEFVVPVAGRYLFIFGAISDRTNDFALSLTHNGVNRATAYATTTTLEYASTSVTLDLYTLDRISLQLQQGTIHEKPGEETFTTFVGYLLFAW; from the exons ATGGCCTTAACCCTGATCTGGATGGGACTTGTGGGTCTCCTGGCAATGGGTATATACTCTGAAGAGCACTTTACCTTCATAACTCTTGACAATGAGACTGGACCCCTCGCCAACGTCTCTACTAACGCCACTACGAAACGTCAGAGGGACGTGGT GCCACGTGTATCCTTCAACGTAAAGAGAGCTACAGATAAACTAACCGCCGTCGCTCACGTTCATTTTCAG GAAGTGGTGACCAACACAGGAGGCGGCTGGGACAATACAACCAGCGAGTTCGTGGTTCCTGTTGCAGGACGTTATTTATTCATTTTCGGCGCTATTAGTGACCGGACCAACGACTTTGC ACTGTCTTTGACCCACAATGGCGTGAATAGGGCGACTGCTTACGCGACGACCACGACCTTGGAATACGCCTCCACCTCGGTGACCCTGGACCTCTACACACTTGACAGGATATCCTTACAGTTGCAGCAGGGCACCATACACGAAAAGCCGGGCGAAGAAACCTTTACAACCTTCGTGGGTTATCTTCTCTTCGCGTGGTGA